AAATTAAATTTACGTTAACTTAATAAGGTTCGTTTTTTGCTAAAAAATTAAAAGCTAAAAAATGCAAAAAACTTTTAAAACATTTGATTTGATAAGGTTGGATGGAATAAATTGAATCTGAAATAGTTTACTTGATTTTATTTCTAATTTGTATATACTATTAGATTTAGACTCAAAATGATAATTTATTTGCTTTTCTTTTAAAATTATTCCTTTATAAATTTTGAAGTTGTAATCCTTTTGCCGGCATTTATTTTGATAGAATAAATACCCGCTTTAAGTTGCGAAACATCTATAGCTATCGCATTGTTATCTGTTTTTATAAAAGTTTGAACTAATTGACCAAGTGTGTTGTAAATAGTTATTGCGTTAATTTCATCTTGTTTTTTATCCACGATATTCAAAATATTTTTTACAGGGTTAGGATGAATTGTAAAAAAATCTGAAAAAACATAGTTTGGTATTTCTAATGTTTGTATACTTATTGATGCTATGTTTGTTGAAAGGGGATGGGAATAATCGAAATAAATACTTGCTGAGTTTGTTATTTCATCTCCATTTACAAGAATAGGTATTGTTTTGATTTTGAATGCAACATAGCCTCTATTGTTGTCTGTTTCAAAAGGCAAATTGATATTTTCGAAAATGAATTCCACGGATGTATTAGCTGTAATTTTTGTTGTGAATGGATGGCTTCCGTTTATAGGAACAAGTGTTGTAATATCAAATTTTGAGGTGTTAATAATATCTTTCAAAATTATATTTTTGGCTATTGTTGAACCGGAATTTTCAAAACGAATCATATAATGCAAATAGTCTCCCACTTTTATTGGTGAAATGGTTCTGCCTTCTAAACATATTTTATCATTTGAATTTGAATCGGTCACTACAGTTTGAATCAAATCTGCACTATTATCATTAGGTGTTTCGTCTAAGGTATTTGTTATGAGTGATTTATAGCTTAATAGATGTCCGTCATTTACAGAAGGCTTGACTGTAAAAGTTACTATAATAGTTCGAGTTTCTTGTGGTTGTAAATTTGTAAAATTCCAATTCAAATTACTGTTGCTTTGAGAGGAAAAGCTTGGATTGGTAGTTACTAAATTTAAAGCATTAGCATCAAAAGTTAGATTTATTATTCCGGATTGTGTTACAGTTCCTTTGTTTTTGTAGATAGCTTTATACGTGCAGTCATGATTGCTTGTAGCATTGTTTAAGGGCAAAAGTGTAATCTCTAAATCAGTATGGCTGCCATTTGGTAGGATACAAAAAGAAGCAGAAAAAGGACTTACAACATCAGGAAAAGTAGCTGACTGGCTGGCTGGAGAGATAGTGTAATAAGTTGGATTTTCTAGTACAGGTGATATGGTGTAAGTACCTTCTTTTACTCCATGAGAATAAGTGCCTGTCAAATCCGGAACAATTCCTATTGTTGTCACGTCATCAGTAATGGCTAATTTAAGATTTGGAAAGTTACCATCCAAAGCATCACAACCATTAGTGTTGTAGTCTAGTTTGTTTTTACCTTCAATAGTATAATAATTTCCTCCTGGAACAAAGGAACAATAATTATTTACAAAACAATTGGTGTAGCCATTATTCGAAATTTCATCCTGAACATACTCTATCTCTGATTCATCGGCACAGATATAACTTAGATTTGTATTTCCTGAAATAAGCAGGGAACCTTCAGTGCTACCATTTTTTATAAAAAGACTTTCCAGTTGATTGTTAGCAACAAATAAAAATTGCAATCCGGTTTGGTTAGTTGCATCTAAGGAAACAAGTTCATTATTGTTACAATACAAATAAGTAAGATTGGTCAATCCGTTGATGTTTAAAGTTGTAATTTTATTATTTGTAAAATCCAAAACTTTTAGGTTCATCAGGCTTTGAACGAGTAATGATTCTAAATTATTGGTAGTACAGTACAAATAAGAAATAGCTGTTAAACTGGTTGTGTTTAATGCTGTTAGTTGATTATTATTGCAATTTAAATTAGAAAGGTTTACTAATCCATCAATTGTTAGGAATGTTAATTGATTATTAGCACAGTTTAAGTTGGTAAGATCTTTTAGTGTACTTACATCTAAAGAAGAGAGTTGATTAAAATTACAATTTAAACTTGTGATATTTGTTAACTTTTTTAATTCTAGTGATTTAAGAGTATTTCTGCTGCATTCAAGTGTAAGCAGACTAATCAAATCATCTAGATATAATGATGATATGGTATTGCTATTGCAAGTTAAAGATTGAAGATTATTCAGATTGTTCAAATTTAATGACACCAATTTATTGTCGCTGCAATCTACAGTTAGTAGGTTGCTTAAATCATTAGCATTTAGTGTAGTCAGTTCATTTGATTGACAGTATATATTTTGTAGATTGTTTGCGCCTTGAATTAGAAGTGTGTTTAATATATTATTGTCGCAATTCAAATCAGTTAGTATTGTTAATTTACTAATGTCTAAATTGCTAATTTGATTGTTACTGCATTTTAAAGAAACAAGATTTGTGAAGTTTTCAATACCTATTAATGAGCTAATAGAAGAGTTTTCTAAGTCTAAATAGCCTACTTGTAAGGCCTCAGTAATTTCAATTTCCCCATTTTTATTACTATCAATTGCAATGTAATCTCCGGATAAATTTTGCGCAATTGTAGAACTAGCATTTGATTCCAATAATTTTACTTTAAAAATAGCATCAGGAAAAGTTATTGTTTGTGCTGTTAAAGTATTGCTGGCAAAGGCAATAATTAATATAAAAAATTGTTTTTTCATTTCCTAAAATTTCTAATTTACAAAATTAAAAATTCATTTATGGATTCCATTTTTTGGATGTTATATAAAAGTTATGTTTTTTATGTAAAAGAGAGGATATACAAATAAAAACTACACATTAAGTTAAGTTTTTTTGTAATTAATTTGATTGTTGAATTCTACAAAAGCACATAATTTAAAGCTGAATGTCAAGATATACAAGGAATTAACTTTTGTAGTTTGAATATTTTTACCATAGTATTTGTTCTTTTTTATTAATACTGAAAAGACAAAAATGTAACCCTTGAAGATAAATAGTTTCAAAATTCTTTTCGGTACAACTATTCTATTCAGTAATCTTACTTTTTTTGGTTTTATAGTAGAGAGAAGCCTAATTACCTTTCTCAGCAAGATAAACCTCAATTTTTAGGGTCTATCTTTAAACTTTTAGTAATTATTTGACGTATTGTATTTGTTGATATTTTGAGATTGTGTTTTTATTGCTTTTTTTAAATAGTTTTTTTAATATTTGCCACTAAACCCATATAACTGTCTAAAATTAGTTATCAAACATTAGACACTAAACTAAATATTTTGTCTAGTATTAGTTTTTAATTACATTTGCATATCTCTAAAATAAAAGTATTGGACAAATCATTTAAAATAAAAGAACTAAACTTATTTTTCAAGGACTATGAAACGTTCTCGAGAGGGGAATTGTACACCTTTTATTTGCAATTCGATAAAGAGTTAAAAGAAACTACTTTCCGTTGGAGAATATACAATTTAAAACAGTTAAAAGTAATCAATACTGTAGCAAGAAGTGTATATACGCTTTCGAGTAAATCGGAATTTTATCCTGCTATTTCTGCAAAAGAAGAAAAAATATTTAATGCTATTTCCAGACAGTTTCCAATGCTAAAAGGCTGTATTTGGAACACGAATATAGTAAATGAATTGATGCTGCACATTCCAAATAAAGCATTAATAATCATTGAAGTGGAGAATGAAGCAATAGAATTAGTTTTTAATTTCTTAAAAAATGAGGGACATAAGAATCTTTTCTTTCTACCAAGTGAAAAAGAAATACAGCATTATATAGCGCCTTTAGAAAATGCAATAATTGTGCAATCATTAGTTACAAAATCGCCTACACAGTTGATTTCAAAAACAACAACGACAACTTTAGAAAAACTTTTGGTCGATATTTATTCCAATAAAAATCTATTCAGCACCTATCAAGGAACCGAATTAGTTCACATTTTTAATAAAGCACACATAAAATACATTTTAGATTTTTCTAAAATGTTAAGTTATGCCTCCAGAAGAAATAAAAAAAAGGAACTAATGGAGTTTTTAGAAACCAAAACAGATATTAAAAACACGTTTACTAAATGATAGATAAAAAATCACTCTCAAAGGATTGGATCGAACAAAAAAGAATGTTGGTTTCAAAAAAAGACCCAAGCATAATGGAAAGTATGATTTATGCTTTGTATTTGCTCGAACAGCTTAAATTATCGAAACTTGATTTTATTTTCAAAGGGGGAACGAGTTTAATATTGCTTTTAGAAAATCCAAGTCGTTTTTCAGTTGATATAGATATCATTGTAAATCCAGGAATAACAAAAGAGGAAATCGAAAAGTATCTTTCAATAATTCTAAAAGAGGAAACCTTTTTGAGTTGTACTTTAGATGAAAAACGAAGTTACAATGAAGGTATTCCAAAAGCACATTATAGCTTCAAATACAAATCGGCTGTACCTACATTATCAAAAGAAAATGAAAAAGTAAACAATCCGGAAAGAGAGATACTTTTGGATATTTTGTTTTCAGAAAATCATTATCCGAAATTAATTGAAGTTCCAATAAAAACAGATTGGCTCCTACACATAAACGAAGAAATAACCGTTTTAGTTCCTGATATTAATGCCATAGCTGGAGATAAATTAACGGCTTATGCACCCAACACAACAGGTATTTTGTACGGTAAAGACAAAGAAAAAGAGATTATCAAACAACTCTTTGATATAGGATGTTTATTTGATTACATAGATGATTTTGAAGTGTTTGAAACTTCCTTTATGGCAATAGCGCTGAAAGAAATAGAATATAGAAAAAAACAAAAAATTAATTCAATCGAAACTATTTTGAACGACATTATTGAAACCAGTTTATTAATAGCAAAGAGAGAAAATCAGCTTAATGAAAAGGATAAAAATAATTATGCAGAATTAATAAGAGGTATCAATCAATTCAATCATTTTGTTTACAGTGGAGCGTTTAGGATAGAGGATGCACAATTAGCAAGTGCAAAAGCCGCTTTTCTTGCAGCAAATGTTTTATCTAAATCAAAAAGTAAGATCATCCGCTTTAACGATAAAAATTCAGAACATCTAACATTAATTCAACATCCTGATTATAACTTTCTAAACAAAAAATTAAAGTTTGTTGCAAAAGGAGAAGCGCTTTTCTATTGGAAAAAAACCATTGAATTAATTTCTTAATTTTAACTGGCGTCTCGCATGAAAATTACATAAATTCAAAATCATTTAATATCAAGCTAGACATAAAAAGGTACAAGCCGAAAATGACATATGAAATCTAGTCCTATTTCATTTACTTATAAATGTACCTCTTCATTTCGTTAATAACAATCTTTAAATATAAAATACAAATGAAACAAATTTTAGGACTTGATTTAGGAACAGATTCTATTGGTTGGGCTGTCTATGACAAAACTAATAGTAATATTACAAAATGTGGTGTTGGAGTTTTTCGAAAAAAGAATAGGATGGAGCGAATCAATAAAATCAAAAATAATAAAAAATATCTAACGGCCTTTATAGCGTTAATCACATTTACAATTATTGCATTAATAATCACTTTTTTCGATAAAACCAATTGGCAATTTTGGCTAAATATTTCATTAACAAGCTTTATTACTTCCATTACATTTTTACAGCAAAATAAAAAATAACACTATATTCTAAACAATATTCTCGTTACTAGCAACACGGGCAATCAAGCGGTCTCACTTCGGTCGTTCTCTTTGTTCCGTTCGGCAGCTCCAGTCAGTCGTCGGCAAAAAAGCCTCCTCCCTCCGTTCCGCAGACACGATGCAGCCACAAAAAAAACAGCAGCTTGAAAATAAGCAACTGTTTTTTTGCGCTACCTCGTTCCTCATCTTCACACGTTCTCTACCCTGCGTTCGTCGGGGCTAGTGCATCCATAATACCGCTTCATTTCGGTACAGTCATTCGTTTGCTTAACGCTCCATTGCATTCCGCTGAAAGCGCTCTCTTTCCTTTCTCTACATTCCAGCAGTATTAGGTCTGCCGCCCCTTGTTTTTTCAGCGGTTGCTAACTCGCACAGCCATCGGGTTTGGCTCCGTTAGCACTTTGCCCTAAATCAAGGAACGCCAAAGGCTAAGTTTCATTTTTTAACCCGCCGTTTCACGCTCGCAGTACTACACTCCTCTTCGTAA
This region of Flavobacterium lacustre genomic DNA includes:
- a CDS encoding nucleotidyl transferase AbiEii/AbiGii toxin family protein; this translates as MIDKKSLSKDWIEQKRMLVSKKDPSIMESMIYALYLLEQLKLSKLDFIFKGGTSLILLLENPSRFSVDIDIIVNPGITKEEIEKYLSIILKEETFLSCTLDEKRSYNEGIPKAHYSFKYKSAVPTLSKENEKVNNPEREILLDILFSENHYPKLIEVPIKTDWLLHINEEITVLVPDINAIAGDKLTAYAPNTTGILYGKDKEKEIIKQLFDIGCLFDYIDDFEVFETSFMAIALKEIEYRKKQKINSIETILNDIIETSLLIAKRENQLNEKDKNNYAELIRGINQFNHFVYSGAFRIEDAQLASAKAAFLAANVLSKSKSKIIRFNDKNSEHLTLIQHPDYNFLNKKLKFVAKGEALFYWKKTIELIS
- a CDS encoding DUF6577 family protein — translated: MDKSFKIKELNLFFKDYETFSRGELYTFYLQFDKELKETTFRWRIYNLKQLKVINTVARSVYTLSSKSEFYPAISAKEEKIFNAISRQFPMLKGCIWNTNIVNELMLHIPNKALIIIEVENEAIELVFNFLKNEGHKNLFFLPSEKEIQHYIAPLENAIIVQSLVTKSPTQLISKTTTTTLEKLLVDIYSNKNLFSTYQGTELVHIFNKAHIKYILDFSKMLSYASRRNKKKELMEFLETKTDIKNTFTK
- a CDS encoding DUF7619 domain-containing protein; this translates as MKKQFFILIIAFASNTLTAQTITFPDAIFKVKLLESNASSTIAQNLSGDYIAIDSNKNGEIEITEALQVGYLDLENSSISSLIGIENFTNLVSLKCSNNQISNLDISKLTILTDLNCDNNILNTLLIQGANNLQNIYCQSNELTTLNANDLSNLLTVDCSDNKLVSLNLNNLNNLQSLTCNSNTISSLYLDDLISLLTLECSRNTLKSLELKKLTNITSLNCNFNQLSSLDVSTLKDLTNLNCANNQLTFLTIDGLVNLSNLNCNNNQLTALNTTSLTAISYLYCTTNNLESLLVQSLMNLKVLDFTNNKITTLNINGLTNLTYLYCNNNELVSLDATNQTGLQFLFVANNQLESLFIKNGSTEGSLLISGNTNLSYICADESEIEYVQDEISNNGYTNCFVNNYCSFVPGGNYYTIEGKNKLDYNTNGCDALDGNFPNLKLAITDDVTTIGIVPDLTGTYSHGVKEGTYTISPVLENPTYYTISPASQSATFPDVVSPFSASFCILPNGSHTDLEITLLPLNNATSNHDCTYKAIYKNKGTVTQSGIINLTFDANALNLVTTNPSFSSQSNSNLNWNFTNLQPQETRTIIVTFTVKPSVNDGHLLSYKSLITNTLDETPNDNSADLIQTVVTDSNSNDKICLEGRTISPIKVGDYLHYMIRFENSGSTIAKNIILKDIINTSKFDITTLVPINGSHPFTTKITANTSVEFIFENINLPFETDNNRGYVAFKIKTIPILVNGDEITNSASIYFDYSHPLSTNIASISIQTLEIPNYVFSDFFTIHPNPVKNILNIVDKKQDEINAITIYNTLGQLVQTFIKTDNNAIAIDVSQLKAGIYSIKINAGKRITTSKFIKE